A genomic stretch from Arachis stenosperma cultivar V10309 chromosome 3, arast.V10309.gnm1.PFL2, whole genome shotgun sequence includes:
- the LOC130965582 gene encoding uncharacterized protein LOC130965582: MLGEAVRNGRIALLLVGGDHIELSHLQFVDDTIFFCPPETETILNYKRLLRCFELMSGLSINFDKSNLISVNCEQGWVDQACGLLGCKQVVLPVRYLGISLGANPRLVKTWKSIIDKVEAKLSLWKAKVLNKAGKLVLIKSVLNSLPMYYLSLYKMPKAVADKLIALQRQFLWCKEDGTYGIPLVKWELVQAPKKVGGLGVGDAVLRNTRLLFKWWWHFSKEDYPLWKKIVCSCYNLNPNVMLAYHPFSENGGLWKDICQLNIKEHRVRQKNG; the protein is encoded by the coding sequence ATGTTGGGGGAAGCAGTCAGGAACGGACGCATTGCCCTGCTACTGGTCGGGGGAGATCATATCGAATTGTCACATCTTCAGTTCGTAGATGATACCATTTTCTTCTGTCCTCCAGAGACAGAAACCATTCTGAATTATAAGAGGCTGTTGAGGTGCTTTGAGCTGATGTCTGGTTTGAGCATCAACTTTGATAAGTCAAATCTAATCTCGGTAAATTGTGAGCAAGGATGGGTTGATCAGGCATGTGGCCTCCTGGGATGCAAGCAAGTTGTCTTACCTGTGAGGTACCTTGGGATTTCTCTAGGAGCAAACCCGCGCCTGGTGAAGACTTGGAAATCGATCATCGATAAGGTGGAAGCGAAGCTTAGCTTATGGAAAGCAAAGGTACTCAACAAGGCAGGTAAGCTTGTCCTAATTAAATCAGTGTTGAATAGCCTGCCAATGTACTACCTTAGTCTGTACAAGATGCCGAAGGCAGTTGCTGATAAGCTGATTGCACTACAGAGGCAATTTTTGTGGTGTAAAGAGGATGGAACTTATGGTATACCCCTCGTTAAGTGGGAGCTGGTTCAGGCACCAAAAAAGGTTGGGGGCTTGGGTGTTGGGGATGCAGTGCTTAGAAACACAAGGCTCCTGTTTAAATGGTGGTGGCATTTCTCAAAGGAGGATTACCCATTGTGGAAGAAAATTGTTTGTTCATGTTACAATTTGAACCCGAATGTGATGCTAGCTTACCATCCCTTCTCAGAAAATGGAGGGCTCTGGAAAGACATATGCCAATTGAATATAAAAGAACATCGAGTAAGACAAAAAAATGGTTAG
- the LOC130968470 gene encoding putative disease resistance RPP13-like protein 1, producing the protein MVVDVASALLSASLQVLIDRLASPQLLSFFRNKTYEAAEDLKLQLLSVNSVLVDAEEKQIVNPYVKIWLNELREALYSAEDLLDKLDTQILEYKVRSQSHTTLDTVIDYFDSVSPFAKSLNRSLEKINLRLRVLRDYQNRLGLREVPQNLFPLLPNVPTTRRVNWARVYGRDSVKETIIQGMLGTMNEEVEPIVVAIVGMAGVGKTTLSQVLFSDEHVSRKFHIRSWVYVSEGSDVLYLTTKVYESLTGSSVGSTSLDRLQDQVASLLSGKKFLLVLDDFWAESFFDWELFKMAFMDAAIGSVILVTTRNENVAITMRAAVYFLSHLPDDDCWNIFAHYAFGNRNPEPTLSEIGHRIVKKCKGLPLAAKVLGSVLHSVTEAEEWNNILQSKMWDLPANKSNILAALRLSYQLLPSHLKACFAYCSIFPKGYEIKKLNLIHLWMAEGLLQPSKAKTMQRVGEEYLCELLSRSLLQRSTSNDSFIIMHDLISDLAQYVGGEFFHLFEDDNAGRISEKVRHLSFLQDKLDAPDKFDAFYDHSQLRTFIPFKLSNSRQFGLSADVVFGSLIPRFVCARVLSLSGYSLITLPDTIGNLKHLRYLNLSHTNIQQLPESIGLLYNLQILLLSNCVHLTSLPESLVNLIYLHHLDIIGVPLTEMPPQFGKLKLLQNLAVFVVNRNTGSSISELGALLQLHGSLSIVNLQNIADATDAFGANLIGKKFLDELVLKWTNTMHDLHIEAAVLENLQPHGNLKRLNIENYGGRAFPGWLGNPLFSNTVSINLTGCINCSNLPPLGQLSSLKTLLIANMRSLRRVGPEFYGNIDSPFRALEMLTFEDMLIWGEWLPTEFEEFPSLKELHIKRCPLLTGNLPRHLGSLKKLVISGCHNLANSFPGVPRLRELELTDCDALMILPEEMMLETGALRRVSICDCPLLQSFPALGLLTRLKSLHICNSRNLEFLPPQQAPHSYQAMEQLHLEGSCDNLVLFPLYSFPALRNLHIQDCLNLQSLQRLADWELPSLESILIKDCPNLMSFPEGGLPPTPILRCISISNCPNLSPQAEWGLHELTCLELFRIEGELIGLESFPDEGVLPACLNSLHISGLVNLTTLNHSGLQHLESLKLLQISGCNMLQSLPAEGLPNFLCSLIIMDCPLLAPLCEEETGEHWPLISHIPNIVIY; encoded by the coding sequence ATGGTGGTCGATGTGGCAAGTGCTTTGCTCTCTGCCTCCCTGCAAGTCTTGATTGACAGGTTAGCTTCTCCTCAGCTTCTGTCCTTCTTTCGCAACAAGACCTACGAAGCTGCCGAGGATTTGAAGCTGCAGTTACTCTCAGTGAACTCTGTCCTCGTGGATGCAGAGGAGAAGCAGATCGTCAACCCATACGTCAAGATATGGCTCAACGAGCTTCGAGAAGCTCTCTACTCTGCCGAGGATCTTCTTGATAAGCTTGACACTCAGATTTTGGAATACAAGGTGAGGTCTCAGTCACACACTACATTGGACACTGTAATAGACTACTTTGATTCTGTTTCTCCTTTCGCTAAGTCGCTGAATCGTAGCCTTGAGAAAATAAATCTCAGGCTTCGTGTTTTGAGAGACTATCAAAACCGTTTGGGCCTTAGGGAAGTCCCACAGAATCTGTTCCCACTGCTACCTAATGTGCCTACTACTAGAAGGGTGAATTGGGCTAGGGTTTATGGCAGGGACAGTGTAAAAGAAACAATCATACAAGGTATGCTTGGAACCATGAATGAGGAAGTTGAACCAATTGTTGTGGCAATTGTTGGGATGGCAGGGGTTGGCAAAACTACTCTGTCTCAGGTTTTGTTCAGCGATGAACATGTATCGCGAAAGTTCCATATACGGTCTTGGGTTTATGTCTCTGAGGGTTCTGATGTTCTCTACTTAACCACCAAGGTTTATGAGTCATTGACGGGTTCTAGTGTTGGGAGTACAAGCTTGGACAGACTTCAAGACCAAGTAGCATCTTTGTTGAGTGGAAAGAAGTTCTTGTTGGTTTTAGATGATTTTTGGGCTGAGAGTTTCTTTGACTGGGAACTCTTCAAGATGGCCTTTATGGATGCTGCTATTGGAAGTGTTATTCTAGTCACCACCCGCAATGAAAATGTGGCAATCACTATGCGTGCTGCTGTTTATTTCCTTTCACATCTACCGGATGATGATTGTTGGAACATCTTTGCTCATTATGCATTTGGGAACAGAAATCCGGAGCCAACTTTGTCGGAGATTGGTCACAGGATAGTGAAAAAGTGCAAGGGTCTTCCTTTAGCTGCAAAAGTGCTTGGGAGTGTTTTACATTCAGTGACAGAAGCTGAAGAATGGAATAACATACTGCAAAGTAAGATGTGGGATTTGCCGGCTAATAAGAGCAACATCTTGGCTGCATTAAGATTAAGCTATCAACTTCTTCCTTCACATTTGAAGGCCTGCTTTGCCTACTGCTCCATATTTCCCAAGGGATATGAAATTAAGAAGTTGAACTTGATCCATTTATGGATGGCTGAGGGTCTTCTACAACCATCAAAGGCTAAAACAATGCAGAGGGTAGGTGAGGAATACCTGTGTGAGCTTTTGTCGAGGTCATTGCTACAACGATCAACAAGTAATGATTCGTTCATTATCATGCATGACCTCATAAGCGACTTAGCACAATATGTTGGGGGCgaattttttcatctttttgagGATGATAATGCTGGACGAATTTCGGAGAAAGTTCGCCATCTCTCCTTCTTGCAAGATAAGCTTGATGCACCAGACAAATTTGATGCTTTCTATGATCATTCACAGTTGAGAACCTTCATACCATTTAAGCTCTCAAACTCAAGGCAGTTTGGTTTATCAGCTGATGTAGTTTTCGGTAGCTTGATACCAAGATTCGTTTGTGCTCGGGTGCTTTCTTTGTCAGGTTACTCACTCATTACACTGCCTGATACAATTGGAAACTTGAAGCACTTGCGTTATTTGAATCTTTCTCACACAAATATTCAGCAATTACCGGAATCCATAGGGCTTTTGTACAATCTGCAAATATTGTTGCTTTCAAATTGTGTTCATCTCACTAGTTTGCCTGAAAGTCTGGTGAATTTGATTTACTTGCACCATCTTGATATCATCGGTGTCCCTTTGACAGAGATGCCCCCGCAATTTGGCAAATTGAAGCTTCTTCAAAACCTTGCTGTCTTTGTTGTCAACAGAAACACAGGATCAAGCATTAGCGAGTTGGGGGCTCTATTGCAACTTCATGGTTCACTTTCTATTGTGAACTTGCAGAACATTGCTGATGCCACAGATGCATTCGGTGCCAACTTGATAGGTAAGAAATTTCTTGATGAGTTAGTATTGAAATGGACAAATACTATGCATGACTTACACATTGAAGCAGCTGTTCTTGAAAATCTTCAGCCACATGGAAACTTGAAAAGGCTGAATATTGAAAACTATGGTGGCCGAGCATTTCCAGGTTGGTTGGGAAATCCTTTGTTCTCTAACACGGTGTCTATAAATCTAACTGGTTGCATCAACTGCTCGAATTTGCCACCACTTGGGCAATTATCCTCTCTCAAGACTCTACTCATAGCAAACATGAGAAGCCTAAGAAGAGTTGGTCCTGAGTTCTATGGAAATATAGATTCACCTTTTAGAGCCCTTGAAATGTTGACTTTTGAGGACATGCTTATCTGGGGAGAGTGGTTGCCAACTGAGTTTGAAGAATTCCCTTCCCTTAAAGAGCTTCACATAAAGAGATGTCCATTATTGACCGGAAACTTGCCCCGACATTTGGGTTCTCTAAAAAAACTTGTCATCTCTGGATGCCATAATCTTGCCAATTCATTTCCAGGAGTCCCAAGATTGAGAGAACTAGAGCTAACTGATTGCGATGCATTGATGATCTTGCCGGAGGAAATGATGCTAGAGACGGGAGCTCTAAGAAGGGTGAGCATATGCGACTGTCCCTTGCTTCAATCTTTTCCTGCACTTGGTCTTCTTACACGGTTAAAGTCACTTCACATATGCAACTCTAGGAATTTAGAGTTTCTTCCACCACAACAAGCTCCACACAGTTACCAAGCAATGGAGCAGTTGCACTTGGAAGGGAGCTGCGACAATCTGGTTCTTTTCCCACTGTATTCCTTCCCGGCTCTCCGTAATCTTCACATCCAAGACTGTCTCAATCTCCAATCTCTTCAGAGGCTGGCAGACTGGGAACTGCCCTCTCTTGAAAGCATATTGATAAAAGATTGCCCAAACTTGATGTCTTTCCCGGAAGGAGGGTTACCACCTACTCCTATCCTTCGATGCATTTCAATTAGCAACTGTCCAAACCTGTCACCCCAAGCAGAATGGGGTCTTCATGAATTGACATGTCTTGAATTGTTCAGGATTGAAGGGGAACTGATTGGTTTAGAGTCATTTCCAGATGAAGGGGTGCTTCCAGCTTGCTTGAATTCTCTTCACATCAGTGGACTTGTGAACCTCACAACTCTCAATCATAGTGGTCTTCAGCACCTTGAATCCCTCAAACTTCTGCAGATTAGTGGTTGTAACATGCTACAATCTCTACCTGCAGAGGGTCTTCCAAATTTCTTGTGTTCTCTCATCATCATGGATTGTCCTCTGCTTGCTCCTCTGTGTGAAGAGGAGACGGGAGAGCATTGGCCTCTCATTTCTCACATCCCAAACATAGTTATTTACTGA